GTCGTGTGCAAGCTGCAGGCAGAGTGAACACAGAGCCATGTGTTGCCGTGGTATGCAACTGCAAGCCCTTCAACCCAGTATGATCGTTCGTGACTCCTGAAGTTGTTAAAGGCGATATGCTCGATCAGCGCGTTGATGCGATTGTCAACGCGTGGAATCGCAACATTATCCCGCAGTGGCTGCTGCTTCCTCAGGGCGTATCGCGCGCGATCAGGAAACGCGCTGGGAAGCAGCCGTTCCGCGAACTCGCCAGGCATGGCCCCATCCCTCTTGGCGCTGCGGTTGTGACATCGGCAGGCGAGCTTCCGTACAAAGCGATCATCCATGTTGCGGGCATCAACCTGCGCTGGTTTGCAACAGAAAAGTCCATCAAAGATTCGGTTGTGTCAGCAATGCGATGCGCAGAAGAGCTTGGGATGACATCGATCGCGCTGCCGATCATTGGTTCCGGCTCTGGCAACCGCAGCAGAGAAACCGCGATTACGCATATGAAGAGTGCGTTTGCTGGTATCTCGTCGGGTATCAGAGCGGTTATTGTTGAGTATCAGCCGGGTTCGCTTTAGAGGATAATGGCAGATGAATCACACCCTCCGCGTACAACACCGCTGATGCTCCGAGCAGCACGCGACCACCATTCACCTCAACAACAAGCTCGCCACCACGCTGAGAGAGTTGCTGCGCAGTCATGCGCTGCTTACCGAGCCTTTCAGACCACATCGGCCCAAGAATGCAATGCGCCGATCCCGTCACCTGATCCTCGTTGATACCCGCGTGCGGCGCGAAGTATCGCGACACAAAGTCGCATTGCGCCCCAGCCGCTGTGATGACGAGTCCCTCGGGACACGTCGCTGCAATTGTGTCGAGGTCCGGCGCGACATTGCGCACCGCCTGCTC
Above is a genomic segment from Phycisphaeraceae bacterium containing:
- a CDS encoding macro domain-containing protein, with translation MTPEVVKGDMLDQRVDAIVNAWNRNIIPQWLLLPQGVSRAIRKRAGKQPFRELARHGPIPLGAAVVTSAGELPYKAIIHVAGINLRWFATEKSIKDSVVSAMRCAEELGMTSIALPIIGSGSGNRSRETAITHMKSAFAGISSGIRAVIVEYQPGSL